One genomic window of Staphylococcus hsinchuensis includes the following:
- a CDS encoding LPXTG cell wall anchor domain-containing protein, with product MSASDSTSVSASDSASVSASDSTSVSASDSTSTSASDSASVSASDSTSTSASDSASTSTSDSASTSASDSASVSASDSASLSTSVSDSNSMSASDSASTSASDSASDSASLSTSVSDSNSMSASDSTSVSASDSASTSASDSASVSASDSASTSTSDSASVSASDSASTSASDSASVSASDSASVSASDSASLSTSVSDSNSMSASDSTSVSASDSASTSASDSTSVSASDSTSVSASDSASVSASDSTSTSASDSASVSASDSASTSTSDSASVSASDSASLSTSASDSASTSASDSASTSASDSASVSASDSASTSASDSASVSASDSASLSTSVSDSNSMSASDSTSVSASDSASTSASDSTSVSASDSTSVSASDSTSVSASDSTSVSASDSASVSASDSTSTSASDSTSVSASDSTSVSASDSASVSASDSTSTSASDSASTSTSDSASTSASDSASVSASDSASLSTSVSDSNSMSASDSTSVSASDSASTSASDSASVSASDSASTSTSDSASVSASDSASTSASDSASVSASDSASVSASDSASLSTSVSDSNSMSASDSTSVSASDSASLSTSASDSASTSASDSASTSASDSASVSASDSASTSASDSASVSASDSASVSASDSASLSTSVSDSNSMSASDSTSVSASDSASTSASDSASVSASDSASTSTSDSASVSASDSTSVSASDSTSTSASDSASVSASDSASTSTSDSASVSASDSASVSASDSASLSTSVSDSNSMSASDSTSVSASDSASLSTSVSDSNSMSASDSTSVSASDSASLSTSASDSASTSASDSASTSASDSASVSASDSASTSASDSASVSASDSASVSASDSASLSTSVSDSNSMSASDSTSVSASDSASTSASDSASVSASDSASVSASDSASLSTSVSDSNSMSASDSASTSASDSASDSASLSTSVSDSNSMSASDSTSVSASDSASTSASDSASVSASDSASTSTSDSASVSASDSASTSASDSASDSASDSASTSASDSTSVSASDSTSVSASDSASVSASDSTSTSASDSASVSASDSMSTSASDSASTSASDSASDSASLSTSVSDSNSMSASDSTSVSASDSASTSASDSASVSASDSTSTSASDSASTSASDSASTSTSDSASTSASDSASVSASDSASLSTSVSDSNSMSASDSASTSASDSASDSASLSTSVSDSNSMSASDSTSVSASDSASTSASDSASVSASDSASTSTSDSASVSASDSASTSASDSASVSASDSASVSASDSASLSTSVSDSNSMSASDSTSVSASDSASLSTSASDSASTSASDSASTSASDSASVSASDSASTSASDSASVSASDSASVSASDSASLSTSVSDSNSMSASDSTSVSASDSASLSTSASDSASTSASDSASTSASDSASVSASDSASTSASDSASVSASDSASVSASDSASLSTSVSDSNSMSASDSTSVSASDSASTSASDSTSVSASDSTSVSASDSASVSASDSTSTSASDSASVSASDSMSTSASDSASTSASDSASDSASLSTSVSDSNSMSASDSTSVSASDSASTSASDSASVSASDSTSTSASDSASTSASDSASTSTSDSASTSASDSASVSASDSASLSTSVSDSNSMSASDSASTSASDSASDSASLSTSVSDSNSMSASDSTSVSASDSASTSASDSASVSASDSASTSTSDSASVSASDSASTSASDSASVSASDSASVSASDSASLSTSVSDSNSMSASDSTSVSASDSASLSTSASDSASTSASDSASTSASDSASVSASDSASTSASDSASVSASDSASVSASDSASLSTSVSDSNSMSASDSTSVSASDSASTSASDSTSVSASDSTSVSASDSASVSASDSTSTSASDSASVSASDSASTSTSDSASVSASDSASLSTSASDSASTSASDSASTSASDSASVSASDSASTSASDSASVSASDSASLSTSVSDSNSMSASDSTSVSASDSASTSASDSTSVSASDSTSVSASDSTSVSASDSTSVSASDSASVSASDSTSTSASDSTSVSASDSTSVSASDSASVSASDSTSTSASDSASTSTSDSASTSASDSASVSASDSASLSTSVSDSNSMSASDSTSVSASDSASTSASDSASVSASDSASLSTSASDSASTSASDSASTSASDSASVSASDSASTSASDSASVSASDSASVSASDSASLSTSVSDSNSMSASDSTSVSASDSASTSASDSASVSASDSASTSTSDSASVSASDSTSVSASDSTSTSASDSASTSASDSASLSTSASDSASVSASDSTSVSASDSASTSASDSASVSASDSASLSTSASDSASTSTSDSASTSASDSASVSASDSASLSTSVSDSTSVSASDSTSTSVSDSNSMSASDSTSVSASDSASTSTSDSASVSASNVTSNATSNSASTGESTNSSNVVQQSNHKDNSDENKELPETGNSNDANNTNVLMGAVLSLLAGLGLMKRSRKNKEDKK from the coding sequence ATGAGCGCATCTGATTCAACATCAGTAAGTGCGAGCGACTCAGCGTCAGTAAGTGCATCTGACTCAACATCAGTAAGTGCGAGCGATTCAACGTCAACAAGTGCATCTGACTCAGCATCAGTAAGTGCGAGCGATTCAACGTCAACAAGCGCATCAGATTCAGCATCAACAAGTACATCAGATTCAGCATCAACAAGTGCATCTGACTCAGCGTCAGTAAGCGCATCAGATAGTGCGTCACTAAGCACAAGCGTGTCTGATTCGAACTCAATGAGCGCATCAGATTCAGCATCAACAAGTGCATCTGACTCAGCATCAGATAGTGCGTCACTAAGCACAAGCGTGTCTGATTCGAACTCAATGAGCGCATCTGATTCAACATCAGTAAGTGCGAGCGACTCAGCGTCAACAAGTGCATCTGACTCAGCATCAGTAAGTGCGAGCGACTCAGCGTCAACAAGTACATCTGACTCAGCGTCAGTAAGCGCAAGCGACTCAGCGTCAACAAGCGCATCAGATTCAGCGTCAGTAAGCGCAAGCGACTCAGCGTCAGTAAGTGCATCAGATAGTGCGTCACTAAGCACAAGCGTGTCTGATTCGAACTCAATGAGCGCATCTGATTCAACATCAGTAAGTGCGAGCGACTCAGCGTCAACAAGTGCATCTGACTCAACATCAGTAAGTGCATCTGACTCAACATCAGTAAGCGCAAGCGATTCAGCGTCAGTAAGTGCGAGCGATTCAACGTCAACAAGCGCATCTGACTCAGCATCAGTAAGTGCGAGCGACTCAGCGTCAACAAGTACATCTGACTCAGCGTCAGTAAGCGCATCAGATAGTGCGTCACTAAGCACAAGCGCATCAGATTCAGCATCAACAAGTGCATCTGACTCAGCATCAACAAGCGCATCAGATTCAGCATCAGTAAGCGCAAGCGACTCAGCGTCAACAAGCGCATCAGATTCAGCGTCAGTAAGTGCATCAGATAGTGCGTCACTAAGCACAAGCGTGTCTGATTCGAACTCAATGAGCGCATCTGATTCAACATCAGTAAGTGCGAGCGACTCAGCGTCAACAAGTGCATCTGACTCAACATCAGTAAGTGCATCTGACTCAACATCAGTAAGTGCATCTGACTCAACATCAGTAAGTGCATCTGACTCAACATCAGTAAGCGCAAGCGATTCAGCGTCAGTAAGTGCGAGCGATTCAACGTCAACAAGTGCATCTGACTCAACATCAGTAAGTGCATCTGACTCAACATCAGTAAGCGCAAGCGATTCAGCGTCAGTAAGTGCGAGCGATTCAACGTCAACAAGCGCATCAGATTCAGCATCAACAAGTACATCAGATTCAGCATCAACAAGTGCATCTGACTCAGCGTCAGTAAGCGCATCAGATAGTGCGTCACTAAGCACAAGCGTGTCTGATTCGAACTCAATGAGCGCATCTGATTCAACATCAGTAAGTGCGAGCGACTCAGCGTCAACAAGTGCATCTGACTCAGCATCAGTAAGTGCGAGCGACTCAGCGTCAACAAGTACATCTGACTCAGCGTCAGTAAGCGCAAGCGACTCAGCGTCAACAAGCGCATCAGATTCAGCGTCAGTAAGCGCAAGCGACTCAGCGTCAGTAAGTGCATCAGATAGTGCGTCACTAAGCACAAGCGTGTCTGATTCGAACTCAATGAGCGCATCTGACTCAACATCAGTAAGCGCATCAGATAGTGCGTCACTAAGCACAAGCGCATCAGATTCAGCATCAACAAGTGCATCTGACTCAGCATCAACAAGCGCATCAGATTCAGCATCAGTAAGCGCAAGCGACTCAGCGTCAACAAGCGCATCAGATTCAGCGTCAGTAAGCGCAAGCGACTCAGCGTCAGTAAGTGCATCAGATAGTGCGTCACTAAGCACAAGCGTGTCTGATTCGAACTCAATGAGCGCATCTGATTCAACATCAGTAAGTGCGAGCGACTCAGCGTCAACAAGTGCATCTGACTCAGCATCAGTAAGTGCGAGCGACTCAGCGTCAACAAGTACATCTGACTCAGCGTCAGTAAGTGCATCTGACTCAACATCAGTAAGTGCGAGCGATTCAACGTCAACAAGTGCATCTGACTCAGCATCAGTAAGTGCGAGCGACTCAGCGTCAACAAGTACATCTGACTCAGCGTCAGTAAGCGCAAGCGACTCAGCGTCAGTAAGTGCATCAGATAGTGCGTCACTAAGCACAAGCGTGTCTGATTCGAACTCAATGAGCGCATCTGACTCAACATCAGTAAGCGCATCAGATAGTGCGTCACTAAGCACAAGCGTGTCTGATTCGAACTCAATGAGCGCATCTGACTCAACATCAGTAAGCGCATCAGATAGTGCGTCACTAAGCACAAGCGCATCAGATTCAGCATCAACAAGTGCATCTGACTCAGCATCAACAAGCGCATCAGATTCAGCATCAGTAAGCGCAAGCGACTCAGCGTCAACAAGCGCATCAGATTCAGCGTCAGTAAGCGCAAGCGACTCAGCGTCAGTAAGTGCATCAGATAGTGCGTCACTAAGCACAAGCGTGTCTGATTCGAACTCAATGAGCGCATCTGATTCAACATCAGTAAGTGCGAGCGACTCAGCGTCAACAAGCGCATCAGATTCAGCGTCAGTAAGCGCAAGCGACTCAGCGTCAGTAAGTGCATCAGATAGTGCGTCACTAAGCACAAGCGTGTCTGATTCGAACTCAATGAGCGCATCAGATTCAGCATCAACAAGTGCATCTGACTCAGCATCAGATAGTGCGTCACTAAGCACAAGCGTGTCTGATTCGAACTCAATGAGCGCATCTGATTCAACATCAGTAAGTGCGAGCGACTCAGCGTCAACAAGTGCATCTGACTCAGCATCAGTAAGTGCGAGCGACTCAGCGTCAACAAGTACATCTGACTCAGCGTCAGTAAGCGCAAGCGACTCAGCGTCAACAAGTGCATCTGACTCAGCATCAGATAGTGCGAGCGACTCAGCGTCAACAAGTGCATCTGACTCAACATCAGTAAGTGCATCTGACTCAACATCAGTAAGCGCAAGCGATTCAGCGTCAGTAAGTGCGAGCGATTCAACGTCAACAAGTGCATCTGACTCAGCATCAGTAAGTGCGAGCGATTCAATGTCAACAAGCGCATCAGATTCAGCATCAACAAGTGCATCTGACTCAGCATCAGATAGTGCGTCACTAAGCACAAGCGTGTCTGATTCGAACTCAATGAGCGCATCTGATTCAACATCAGTAAGTGCGAGCGACTCAGCGTCAACAAGTGCATCTGACTCAGCATCAGTAAGTGCGAGCGATTCAACGTCAACAAGCGCATCAGATTCAGCATCAACAAGCGCATCAGATTCAGCATCAACAAGTACATCAGATTCAGCATCAACAAGTGCATCTGACTCAGCGTCAGTAAGCGCATCAGATAGTGCGTCACTAAGCACAAGCGTGTCTGATTCGAACTCAATGAGCGCATCAGATTCAGCATCAACAAGTGCATCTGACTCAGCATCAGATAGTGCGTCACTAAGCACAAGCGTGTCTGATTCGAACTCAATGAGCGCATCTGATTCAACATCAGTAAGTGCGAGCGACTCAGCGTCAACAAGTGCATCTGACTCAGCATCAGTAAGTGCGAGCGACTCAGCGTCAACAAGTACATCTGACTCAGCGTCAGTAAGCGCAAGCGACTCAGCGTCAACAAGCGCATCAGATTCAGCGTCAGTAAGCGCAAGCGACTCAGCGTCAGTAAGTGCATCAGATAGTGCGTCACTAAGCACAAGCGTGTCTGATTCGAACTCAATGAGCGCATCTGACTCAACATCAGTAAGCGCATCAGATAGTGCGTCACTAAGCACAAGCGCATCAGATTCAGCATCAACAAGTGCATCTGACTCAGCATCAACAAGCGCATCAGATTCAGCATCAGTAAGCGCAAGCGACTCAGCGTCAACAAGCGCATCAGATTCAGCGTCAGTAAGCGCAAGCGACTCAGCGTCAGTAAGTGCATCAGATAGTGCGTCACTAAGCACAAGCGTGTCTGATTCGAACTCAATGAGCGCATCTGACTCAACATCAGTAAGCGCATCAGATAGTGCGTCACTAAGCACAAGCGCATCAGATTCAGCATCAACAAGTGCATCTGACTCAGCATCAACAAGCGCATCAGATTCAGCATCAGTAAGCGCAAGCGACTCAGCGTCAACAAGCGCATCAGATTCAGCGTCAGTAAGCGCAAGCGACTCAGCGTCAGTAAGTGCATCAGATAGTGCGTCACTAAGCACAAGCGTGTCTGATTCGAACTCAATGAGCGCATCTGATTCAACATCAGTAAGTGCGAGCGACTCAGCGTCAACAAGTGCATCTGACTCAACATCAGTAAGTGCATCTGACTCAACATCAGTAAGCGCAAGCGATTCAGCGTCAGTAAGTGCGAGCGATTCAACGTCAACAAGTGCATCTGACTCAGCATCAGTAAGTGCGAGCGATTCAATGTCAACAAGCGCATCAGATTCAGCATCAACAAGTGCATCTGACTCAGCATCAGATAGTGCGTCACTAAGCACAAGCGTGTCTGATTCGAACTCAATGAGCGCATCTGATTCAACATCAGTAAGTGCGAGCGACTCAGCGTCAACAAGTGCATCTGACTCAGCATCAGTAAGTGCGAGCGATTCAACGTCAACAAGCGCATCAGATTCAGCATCAACAAGCGCATCAGATTCAGCATCAACAAGTACATCAGATTCAGCATCAACAAGTGCATCTGACTCAGCGTCAGTAAGCGCATCAGATAGTGCGTCACTAAGCACAAGCGTGTCTGATTCGAACTCAATGAGCGCATCAGATTCAGCATCAACAAGTGCATCTGACTCAGCATCAGATAGTGCGTCACTAAGCACAAGCGTGTCTGATTCGAACTCAATGAGCGCATCTGATTCAACATCAGTAAGTGCGAGCGACTCAGCGTCAACAAGTGCATCTGACTCAGCATCAGTAAGTGCGAGCGACTCAGCGTCAACAAGTACATCTGACTCAGCGTCAGTAAGCGCAAGCGACTCAGCGTCAACAAGCGCATCAGATTCAGCGTCAGTAAGCGCAAGCGACTCAGCGTCAGTAAGTGCATCAGATAGTGCGTCACTAAGCACAAGCGTGTCTGATTCGAACTCAATGAGCGCATCTGACTCAACATCAGTAAGCGCATCAGATAGTGCGTCACTAAGCACAAGCGCATCAGATTCAGCATCAACAAGTGCATCTGACTCAGCATCAACAAGCGCATCAGATTCAGCATCAGTAAGCGCAAGCGACTCAGCGTCAACAAGCGCATCAGATTCAGCGTCAGTAAGCGCAAGCGACTCAGCGTCAGTAAGTGCATCAGATAGTGCGTCACTAAGCACAAGCGTGTCTGATTCGAACTCAATGAGCGCATCTGATTCAACATCAGTAAGTGCGAGCGACTCAGCGTCAACAAGTGCATCTGACTCAACATCAGTAAGTGCATCTGACTCAACATCAGTAAGCGCAAGCGATTCAGCGTCAGTAAGTGCGAGCGATTCAACGTCAACAAGCGCATCTGACTCAGCATCAGTAAGTGCGAGCGACTCAGCGTCAACAAGTACATCTGACTCAGCGTCAGTAAGCGCATCAGATAGTGCGTCACTAAGCACAAGCGCATCAGATTCAGCATCAACAAGTGCATCTGACTCAGCATCAACAAGCGCATCAGATTCAGCATCAGTAAGCGCAAGCGACTCAGCGTCAACAAGCGCATCAGATTCAGCGTCAGTAAGTGCATCAGATAGTGCGTCACTAAGCACAAGCGTGTCTGATTCGAACTCAATGAGCGCATCTGATTCAACATCAGTAAGTGCGAGCGACTCAGCGTCAACAAGTGCATCTGACTCAACATCAGTAAGTGCATCTGACTCAACATCAGTAAGTGCATCTGACTCAACATCAGTAAGTGCATCTGACTCAACATCAGTAAGCGCAAGCGATTCAGCGTCAGTAAGTGCGAGCGATTCAACGTCAACAAGTGCATCTGACTCAACATCAGTAAGTGCATCTGACTCAACATCAGTAAGCGCAAGCGATTCAGCGTCAGTAAGTGCGAGCGATTCAACGTCAACAAGCGCATCAGATTCAGCATCAACAAGTACATCAGATTCAGCATCAACAAGTGCATCTGACTCAGCGTCAGTAAGCGCATCAGATAGTGCGTCACTAAGCACAAGCGTGTCTGATTCGAACTCAATGAGCGCATCTGATTCAACATCAGTAAGTGCGAGCGACTCAGCGTCAACAAGTGCATCTGACTCAGCGTCAGTAAGCGCATCAGATAGTGCGTCACTAAGCACAAGCGCATCAGATTCAGCATCAACAAGTGCATCTGACTCAGCATCAACAAGCGCATCAGATTCAGCATCAGTAAGCGCAAGCGACTCAGCGTCAACAAGCGCATCAGATTCAGCGTCAGTAAGCGCAAGCGACTCAGCGTCAGTAAGTGCATCAGATAGTGCGTCACTAAGCACAAGCGTGTCTGATTCGAACTCAATGAGCGCATCTGATTCAACATCAGTAAGTGCGAGCGACTCAGCGTCAACAAGTGCATCTGACTCAGCATCAGTAAGTGCGAGCGACTCAGCGTCAACAAGTACATCTGACTCAGCGTCAGTAAGTGCATCTGACTCAACATCAGTAAGTGCGAGCGATTCAACGTCAACAAGTGCATCTGACTCAGCGTCAACAAGCGCATCAGATAGTGCGTCACTAAGCACAAGCGCAAGCGACTCAGCGTCAGTAAGTGCATCTGACTCAACATCAGTAAGCGCAAGCGACTCAGCGTCAACAAGTGCATCTGACTCAGCGTCAGTAAGCGCATCAGATAGTGCGTCACTAAGCACAAGCGCATCAGATTCAGCGTCAACAAGTACATCAGATTCAGCATCAACAAGTGCAAGCGATTCAGCGTCAGTAAGTGCATCAGATAGTGCATCACTAAGCACAAGCGTGTCTGACTCAACATCAGTAAGTGCGAGCGATTCAACGTCAACAAGCGTGTCTGATTCGAACTCAATGAGCGCATCTGATTCAACATCAGTAAGCGCAAGCGACTCAGCGTCAACAAGTACATCTGACTCAGCGTCAGTAAGTGCATCAAATGTCACTTCGAATGCAACTTCTAATAGTGCATCAACTGGAGAAAGTACAAACTCATCTAATGTAGTGCAACAATCAAATCATAAAGATAATAGTGATGAGAACAAAGAACTTCCTGAAACCGGTAATAGCAATGACGCTAATAATACAAATGTATTAATGGGAGCTGTTCTTTCATTACTTGCTGGATTAGGTTTAATGAAGAGATCACGTAAAAACAAAGAAGATAAAAAATAA
- a CDS encoding NDxxF motif lipoprotein, which produces MNAKKIFILVVISFLLLGLTACGNSGETSKKETSNKKNELPTIPKKVFSSDENNKKISKKEIRSSISEYLDTYHALFKNIEHLSSKDKLNKSELKKLNDLTEMNNKNDNNFSNYVKNNDLPKGYKDGSLKTKDYVTSSNQYLKKLNNQVQKINKNSDSDNLSTKDIAKIDRINKQYKKEVNGKKQKEVEKFLRDKNIKTKAFK; this is translated from the coding sequence ATGAATGCAAAAAAGATTTTCATATTAGTAGTGATTTCCTTTTTATTACTTGGTTTAACTGCTTGTGGTAACTCTGGAGAAACGTCAAAAAAGGAAACTTCGAATAAAAAAAATGAACTACCTACAATACCTAAAAAGGTGTTTTCATCTGACGAAAATAATAAAAAAATTAGTAAAAAAGAAATTAGAAGTAGTATCTCAGAATATTTAGATACATATCATGCGTTATTCAAGAATATAGAACATTTAAGTAGTAAAGATAAATTGAATAAGAGCGAGTTAAAAAAATTAAACGATCTAACTGAAATGAATAATAAGAACGATAATAATTTTTCTAACTATGTAAAAAATAATGATTTACCAAAGGGATATAAAGATGGTTCTCTTAAAACTAAGGATTATGTAACATCTTCTAATCAATATCTAAAAAAATTAAATAATCAAGTTCAAAAAATAAATAAAAATTCTGATTCAGATAATCTATCAACAAAAGATATAGCTAAAATAGATAGAATTAATAAACAATATAAAAAAGAAGTAAATGGTAAGAAGCAAAAAGAAGTAGAAAAATTCTTAAGAGATAAGAATATTAAAACTAAGGCGTTTAAATAA
- the isaB gene encoding immunodominant staphylococcal antigen IsaB family protein: MKKFSKIVLASGIVLGFSVTPELFNATEAQAQESIEPYYNYDGYTAYQSGFILDKNFKESLKYDNFTINGYQISKNPTGDNRINLYDQTLYGVSENKANGVFFSLDGKSINKNTLTQNYGQPNSYSPTSAWGEVYKYKIGNKDVRFYIYNGYVNKCQIMSE; encoded by the coding sequence ATGAAGAAATTTTCTAAAATTGTTCTAGCTAGTGGTATTGTTTTGGGTTTCTCTGTAACGCCCGAACTATTTAATGCAACGGAAGCACAGGCGCAAGAGTCTATTGAACCTTATTATAATTATGACGGTTATACTGCGTATCAAAGTGGATTTATATTAGACAAAAATTTCAAAGAGTCATTGAAATACGATAATTTTACTATCAACGGCTATCAAATATCAAAGAATCCAACCGGTGACAATCGAATAAATTTATACGATCAAACACTTTATGGTGTATCTGAGAATAAAGCTAATGGTGTTTTCTTCTCTCTCGATGGAAAATCTATTAATAAAAATACTTTAACTCAAAATTATGGCCAACCAAATTCTTACTCTCCTACTTCAGCATGGGGTGAAGTATATAAGTACAAAATTGGTAATAAAGATGTGAGATTTTATATTTATAATGGCTATGTGAATAAATGTCAAATTATGAGTGAATAA
- a CDS encoding IS6-like element IS257 family transposase, with translation MNYFRYKQFNKDVITVAVGYYLRYALSYRDISEMLRERGVNVHHSTVYRWVQEYAPILYQIWKKKHKKAYYKWRIDETYIKIKGKWNYLYRAIDAEGHTLDIWLRKQRDNHSAYAFIKRLIKQFGKPQKVITDQAPSTKVAMAKVIKAFKLKPDCHYTSKYLNNLIEQDHRHIKVRKTRYQSINTAKNTLKGIECIYALYKKNRRSLQIYGFSPCHEISIMLAS, from the coding sequence ATGAACTATTTCAGATATAAACAATTTAACAAGGATGTTATCACTGTAGCCGTTGGCTACTATCTAAGATATGCATTGAGTTATCGTGATATATCTGAAATGTTAAGGGAACGTGGTGTAAACGTTCATCATTCAACGGTCTACCGTTGGGTTCAAGAATATGCTCCAATTTTATATCAAATTTGGAAGAAAAAGCATAAAAAAGCTTATTACAAATGGCGTATTGATGAGACGTACATCAAAATAAAAGGAAAATGGAACTATTTATATCGTGCCATTGATGCAGAGGGACATACATTAGATATTTGGTTGCGTAAGCAACGAGATAATCATTCGGCATATGCATTTATCAAACGTCTCATTAAACAATTTGGTAAACCTCAAAAGGTAATTACAGATCAGGCACCTTCAACGAAGGTAGCAATGGCTAAAGTCATTAAAGCTTTTAAACTTAAACCTGACTGTCATTATACATCGAAATATCTGAATAATCTCATTGAGCAAGATCACCGTCATATTAAAGTAAGAAAGACAAGATATCAAAGTATCAATACGGCAAAGAATACTTTAAAAGGTATTGAATGTATTTACGCTCTATATAAAAAGAACCGCAGGTCTCTTCAGATCTACGGATTTTCGCCATGCCACGAAATTAGCATCATGCTAGCAAGTTAA
- a CDS encoding transglycosylase family protein, producing MKKTLITSTLALGLGATGIAAGHSADAAEQNVDKAELANTAQHNPEKLNKAPLHEGSYNYNFNYDKLNYDFESDGTYWSWSYGPGSANHGDQTSHQSQQQTKQASAEQSPQQEAPKQSTTQQPKQETTQQPNQEAQQTSSKSSSNEASSGSSVQVNDHLKQIAQRESGGDTHAVNPSTGAAGKYQFLQSTWDSVAPDEYKGVSPTKAPESVQDQAAMDLYNTAGPSQWVTA from the coding sequence ATGAAAAAAACATTAATTACTTCAACATTAGCATTAGGATTAGGCGCTACAGGAATTGCAGCAGGACATTCAGCAGACGCAGCAGAACAAAATGTAGATAAAGCTGAATTAGCGAATACAGCTCAACATAACCCAGAAAAATTAAACAAAGCACCTTTACATGAAGGTTCTTATAACTATAACTTTAACTATGACAAATTAAACTATGACTTTGAATCAGATGGCACATATTGGTCATGGAGTTATGGCCCAGGTTCAGCAAACCATGGTGACCAAACTTCTCACCAATCACAACAACAAACTAAACAAGCTTCAGCTGAACAATCACCACAACAAGAAGCACCAAAACAATCAACAACGCAACAACCTAAACAAGAAACTACACAACAACCAAACCAAGAAGCACAACAAACTTCAAGCAAATCATCATCAAACGAAGCTTCTTCAGGTTCATCAGTACAAGTTAACGATCACTTAAAACAAATCGCTCAACGTGAATCAGGTGGCGATACTCACGCTGTTAACCCATCTACGGGTGCAGCAGGTAAATATCAATTCCTACAAAGCACTTGGGATTCAGTAGCACCTGATGAATACAAAGGTGTTTCACCAACTAAAGCTCCAGAGTCAGTACAAGACCAAGCAGCAATGGATCTTTACAACACAGCTGGCCCTTCACAATGGGTAACTGCATAA
- a CDS encoding MaoC/PaaZ C-terminal domain-containing protein — protein sequence MKFDAFNVGDTFKTNTYHITEEDIMQFATFYDPQYMHIDKEKAEQGQFGGIIASGFQTLSLSFKLWVETENYGEDIIAGTRMDNVKFTKPVFPNDTIYVVVEVIDKKSTKKESGLLTIRMSTYNHHDQLVFKGDLATIIAK from the coding sequence ATGAAATTTGACGCATTTAATGTCGGCGATACTTTTAAAACAAATACATATCACATTACCGAAGAAGATATCATGCAATTTGCGACATTTTATGATCCACAGTATATGCATATTGATAAAGAGAAGGCAGAACAAGGACAATTTGGAGGTATTATAGCTTCTGGGTTTCAAACATTATCTTTGTCGTTTAAGTTGTGGGTTGAAACGGAAAATTATGGAGAAGATATTATTGCAGGTACACGCATGGATAACGTGAAATTTACTAAACCTGTGTTCCCTAACGACACAATATACGTCGTTGTCGAAGTAATTGATAAAAAATCAACAAAAAAAGAGAGCGGTTTACTCACAATACGCATGTCCACCTATAATCATCATGATCAACTCGTATTTAAAGGGGATTTAGCAACGATTATCGCTAAATAA